TGCAGGGTTCCGCCGTCGAAACTGAACGTGTGAGCCTCTACTGCTTTACGCGCGCGCTCGGCGAAGGTAACGGCCGCGTCGAGCACCGTCCCAGGCAGCAAGAGCATAAACTCTTCTCCACCATAACGACCCACGCGATCAATTTCCCGCGCCTCCTGTTTCAGGATGCGCGCGAGCTGTTTCAATACCACGTCGCCCACCTGATGACCGTGGGTGTCGTTCACGCTCTTGAAGCGATCCAGATCACACATCACGCAGGCGAACGGCTCGTTCAGCCGCCGCGCGTGCTCGAACATCTCCTCCAGCCGGTCCTCGAGCTGCCGTCGGTTGTCGAGGCCCGTCAGCGCGTCCGTCTGCGACATGTGGCGGAGACGCTGGTTGGCCTCGAGCAGCTGCCGCTCACGTTCCTCGAGCGCGTCCTGGAGCTTCTTGATGCGCAGCATCGAATTGACGCGCGCTTTGAGCTCGGCGAAGTCGATCGGTTTCGTGATGTAGTCGTCGGCGCCGGAGTCGAGTCCTTCGACCTTTGACTCCGTCGTCGCGAGCGCCGTCTCCATGATGATCGGGATGAACGGCAGAGCCGGGTTTCCTTTGACGCGGCGCGCGACCTCCATTCCATCCATGCGCGGCATCATGATGTCGAGCAGGATGAGATCGGGCGGCGACACGTCGATTTTCGCCAACGCATCCTCACCGTCGCTCGCCGTCTGCGTGCGATAGCCCCACGACTCGAGGCGTGCCCGCAGAATTTCCAGGCTGTCCGGGTTGTCGTCGACGATCAGAATGCGGGAGTGATCGCTCTCACGCCGTGCGTCCATCCGATTTTCCCAGGAAGCGCTGCACCTCGGCCACAACGGCGCGAGGCTCGCACGGTTTGGCCAGGTATCCGTCACACCCGACCTCCATCGCTTTCTCGCGGTCGGAGGCGAGCGCGTGAGCGGTGAGGGCGATGATCGGGATGTTTCGCGTGTCCGGGTCGTGTTTGAGCACCTGCGTCGCTTCCCACCCGTCGATCACGGGGATCGAGATGTCCATCAGGATGAGATCGGGGCGTTCGGTGCGCGCCTTCGCGATCCCCTCTTCGCCGTTCAGCGCCTCGGTGACCGAGAAGCCGAAGTGGCGGAGGATGGTGGAATAAACGATGCGGTTGTCTTCGTTGTCTTCGACGAGAAGAACGGTCTTGCCGTTTGCGGTCATGCTCCCTCGGGCCGCCGACGCCGCGTCGCGGGATGGTTTCAGGCGCGAAAAAGGATCGTCTCGAACTGCTCAAGCCGCAATTTCCTTACCACGTCGGACTTCCGAGAGGTGCCAATATGTCCTTCGCCGGACCGATCCTCCGCCGGGCGCGCGCCCGCGCCAACGGTGACATGCTGACGGAACCCACTGACAGGGGCCCACTTGCGTCCTCGGCCCGCCACCCGCTGGTCGCGTCAGACCGCCCCAATCGCGTGCTGGTTTTCGCCGCCGGCATCGCTATCGGCGCAGTGCTCGGTGCGGCGGCGGCGCTGCTCACCGCGCCACAAAGCGGTGTGGACACGCGACGCGCGTTGATGCGCCAGTCAAAACGTCTGACGCGCCGTAGCCGCGAGATGCTGGGCGATCTGAACGACGAGTTCCGCCGTCAGCGCAGTGCCGTGAGGCGGCGCATCGCGTCGGCCTTGTAGCTCGGATCGTTGTAATCCGTCACCGGCGCGCGAGCGATCCACTCGTACTGTTCGATCGCCTTCGCGCGCTGGTCGCGATCCGCGTAGACGGCCGCCAGATCGAGGCGGTGTACGATTCGCGTCGAATCCGCGGCCACCGCGCCCTCGAGATACTTCTGCGCGTCGTTCCAGTTCGCGGCGTCGAAGATCGACGCGCCGAGGAAATGACGCGCGATCGTGCGTGAGAAGCCGTTCACCCGCATGATCTCGGCGTTCCAGACGCCCATTACGTGCAGCGCGCCGGAGTGCTTCGGGTCGATCGCCAGCGCGGCGAGAGCCTCGTTGCGGATTTCGCTCGCCAACTTGATCCTGTCGCGCACGCCCATCGTCAACGCGTTTCTGCCCAGCGCCTGCGCGACTTGAAAATGTCCGTCGGCGTCGCGCGGATTTGCCGCGACGGCGCGACGCGCGTACTGTTCGGCGCTTCGGTACAGCGCGCCGCGACGTTCGGCATTCGTGTCGAATTCGCCGAGTTCCACGCACTCGTACGCCGCGTTTCTCAACGCGTCGTAGTTGGTCGAGTCGACGGCGATGGCCGCCTCGTATTCCTTGAGCGCGGCGGTCGGATTGCGGGCGCTGCGGTCCTTGTCGCCCAGGGCGACGTGCTCCGCGGCGGACTGTGCCCGCACACCGCCGGCGGTGCCGAGCAGCAGCGCAACGACCGCAATCGTCGTGTTACGAGCTTTCAACAAAGACATGAAACAAGGCCTCTCGGTGTTCCATCAACGCACGCGCTCCAAGTGATCGTTCCTCCCTCCGGCGCTCCGCACCCGCGCTCGGAATTCTCCATCAACCGTCATCAATGCTCGCGCAAGGGCTGATCGAGCGGAAGCGTGACGGCGGCCGCATCGAGCCGGCGGAATGGCGTTCGCTCGCCTCGGCGTACGCGCGCGGCGACGTGCCGGACTATCAAATCTCGGCGCTCCTCATGGCCTGTTTTCTCAAGGGCCTCGATCGCGCCGAGACGTCGGCGCTCACCGAAGCGATGATCGCGAGCGGGGAGCGCCTCGACCTCGCGCATCTGGGACGCCCGCGCGCCGACAAGCATTCGACGGGCGGCGTGGGCGACAAGGTGTCGATCGTGCTCGCACCGCTCGTCGCGTCGGCCGGAGTCGTCGTGCCGATGATGTCGGGTCGTTCGCTCGGCCATACCGGCGGAACGCTCGACAAACTCGAGTCGATCCCCGGGTTTCGCACCGATCTGTCGCTCGAGGAAACGCGCCGCCAACTCGACGACATCGGATGCGCGATGATCGGACAGACCGCTGAAATCGCGCCGGCGGACCGCAAGATGTACGCGCTGCGCGACGCCACGGCGACGGTCGAGTCGATCCCGCTCATGGCGTCGAGCATCATGAGCAAGAAGTTGGCGGAGGATCTCACGGGTCTGGTGTTGGATCTGAAACGCGGCAGCGGCGCGTTTCTCCCCGAGCTGGACAAGGTCCTCGAGCTGGCCGACGTGATGATCAAACTCGCCGCCGACCATGCGTGCAACTGCGTCGCGCTGGTCACGGCGATGGACCGGCCGCTCGGCCGCGCGTGCGGCAACGCGCTCGAGGTCGAAGAGGCCATCGCGGCGCTCAAGGGCGAGGGGCCGCCCGACCTCATGTCGCTCACGTACGCGCTCGGCGCCGAGATGCTCGTGCTGGCCGGCGCCGCGCCGAATCTCGACGCGGCGAGGCGGGAGCTCGAGAAATCCATCGGCACCGGGCGAGCGGCTCAGACGTTTCAGAGAATCATCGAAGCGCAGGGCGGCAATCCATCGGTGGTCGACGATCCGGCCGTGCTTCCGCAGGCCATCGAGTGCGAGATCTACCCCGCGCCGCGTCGAGGACTCGTCGCACGCGTCGAGCCCAAGTCCATCGGACGAGGCATCACGCGGCTCGGCGGCGGCCGTACGCGGCTGGGTGACGTCGTCGATCCTACGGTCGGGTTCGTCATCACCGCTCGGCCGGGCGATTGGGTCGAGGTCGGTGATCCGCTGGCGACGATCTTCGCCAGAAATCGCGATGGGATCGACAGTGGCCGTGAGACGCTGTCGAATGCAATCTCGATCGCCGACGAGGCCGAGCCTCCGTTGCCGTTGATCTCGCATCGCGTGACGAGCGCGGGCGCCGAGATTTATCGGCCGGAGTCATAGCCCGAGCCGGCCGCGCCGAGTTGCGCGTCCCACGCGGGCCGCAGATGTTTCGAATACACCAACCGTGTGATTACATGGCGATGAATTACGCGAGGCTCGCGGGACTGGGCGCTTTCGGTGCGTGCGCGGGGTTCGTCGCGCTGTTTGCTTTCATTGGCTACCTCAGCCGTCACACGGCGACCGGCGGCATGATGCAAACCCTGTCCGTGGTCACGTGGATCTCCGTCGGTCTGGTGGTGATCGCCTTGATCGCCGTTCACATCGCGATCGGCAAGGAACTCCTCTCTCTGAGTCGTGGCGAGTCGCGCGGCGTCTGAGCCGCGCCTTGACGTAGAGGAGCGTGGCGAACCCCGGGCCCCGCTCTCCTCGTCGGCGCCGCCTCCCCCTCAGCTTGGCTTCCCGAACACGAATCCGTTCGCGGCGCCGAGCTCGCTTCCGTTCAGCGCTCCGCCGTTCGATCTGATTCAAGACGACGACTACGCGGAGGCGATCGAGGAGGGGATGCGCCGGCATCTCCGCGAGGTCGCGGCGATTGCCGGACAGACCGAAGCCCCGTCGTTCGACAATACGTTCGCGGCGCTCGAGCGGTCCGGCCAGCTGTTGACGCGCGTCCTTCGCGTGTTCGCGGCCGTGACCAGCGCGAACACCAACGAGCGCCTGCAGGCGATCCAGACGGACCAGGCGCCGAAGCTGGCCGCGCACTCCGACGCGATCTACCTCGACGACGCGCTCTTCGCGCGGGTTCGCGACGTGTACGACCGTCGCGACGGGCTCGCGCTGAATGCCGAGCAGCGTCGCCTGGTCGAGCGATACCACTTGGACTTCGTGCGATCCGGTGCGCGTCTCTCCGCCGACGACAAGGCGCGCCTTCGCGAGTTGAATCGCGAAGAGGCCACGCTCACGACCGAGTTTCAGAACCGCTTGCTCGAGGCGAACAAGGCAGCCTCGATCACGGTTGACGACGTCGCGCAACTCGACGGCCTGAGTCGCGAAGACGTCGCGTCGGCGGCGCAGCTCGCCGCCGAACGCGGCACGCCGGGGAGCTGGGCGATCGCCATTCAGAACACCACGCAGCAACCACCGCTCGCGTTCCTGCACGACCGCGCGCTTCGCTGCCGGCTATTCGAGGCCTCCGTCCACCGTTCCGACCGCGACGGCGCCGTCGACACGCGTTCCATCGTCGTTCGCCTGGCCGGGCTTCGCGCCGAGCGGGCGGCGCTGCTTGGCTACGACAACGCCGCCGCGTACGTGCTCGATGATCAGATGGCCAAGACGCCCGAAGCGGCGATCGCGCTGCTTCACCAGGTCGGCGAGCCCGCCGCGGCCAGGGCGCGCCACGACGCCGCGCGACTGCAATCGATGATCGACGCGTCGGGGGAACAATTCGTCCTCGCGCCGTGGGACTGGCAGCTCTACGCCGAACGTTTGCGCAAAGCCGAATACGAGCTCGACGAATCCGAGATCAAGCCGTACTTCGAGCTCGACCGCGTCTTGCGAGACGGCGTCTTCTTCGCCGCGAACCGATTGTATGGAATCGAGCTCGTCGAGCGGCACGGCATTCCGGTCTACCATCCCGAAGTTCGAGTCTTCGACGTGATCGATGCGGACGGGACGCCGATCGCGCTGTTCTACGGGGACTTCTTCAAGCGCGACAACAAGATCGGCGGCGCGTGGATGGACATGTTCGCCGACCAATCGCGGCTCCTCGATGCGCGCCCGATCGTCTACAACGTCACGAACTTCACGAAGCCGGCGCCGGGGCAGCCCACACTGCTCTCGTTCGACGAGGTCGGGACGCTTTTCCATGAGTTCGGACACGCGCTGCACGGAATGTTGTCCGACGTCGAGTATCCGATGCTCTCGGGCGCCAACGTGCCGCGCGACTTCGTAGAGTTTCCGTCGCAGTTCAACGAGCATTGGGCGCTCGACGAGACGGTCTTCGCCCGGTACGCCCGGCACCACGAAACGGACGAGCCGATGCCGCCGGCGCTGGTCGAGCGGATCAAGCGG
This region of Gemmatimonadaceae bacterium genomic DNA includes:
- a CDS encoding thymidine phosphorylase: MLAQGLIERKRDGGRIEPAEWRSLASAYARGDVPDYQISALLMACFLKGLDRAETSALTEAMIASGERLDLAHLGRPRADKHSTGGVGDKVSIVLAPLVASAGVVVPMMSGRSLGHTGGTLDKLESIPGFRTDLSLEETRRQLDDIGCAMIGQTAEIAPADRKMYALRDATATVESIPLMASSIMSKKLAEDLTGLVLDLKRGSGAFLPELDKVLELADVMIKLAADHACNCVALVTAMDRPLGRACGNALEVEEAIAALKGEGPPDLMSLTYALGAEMLVLAGAAPNLDAARRELEKSIGTGRAAQTFQRIIEAQGGNPSVVDDPAVLPQAIECEIYPAPRRGLVARVEPKSIGRGITRLGGGRTRLGDVVDPTVGFVITARPGDWVEVGDPLATIFARNRDGIDSGRETLSNAISIADEAEPPLPLISHRVTSAGAEIYRPES
- a CDS encoding response regulator translates to MTANGKTVLLVEDNEDNRIVYSTILRHFGFSVTEALNGEEGIAKARTERPDLILMDISIPVIDGWEATQVLKHDPDTRNIPIIALTAHALASDREKAMEVGCDGYLAKPCEPRAVVAEVQRFLGKSDGRTA
- a CDS encoding diguanylate cyclase, which codes for MDARRESDHSRILIVDDNPDSLEILRARLESWGYRTQTASDGEDALAKIDVSPPDLILLDIMMPRMDGMEVARRVKGNPALPFIPIIMETALATTESKVEGLDSGADDYITKPIDFAELKARVNSMLRIKKLQDALEERERQLLEANQRLRHMSQTDALTGLDNRRQLEDRLEEMFEHARRLNEPFACVMCDLDRFKSVNDTHGHQVGDVVLKQLARILKQEAREIDRVGRYGGEEFMLLLPGTVLDAAVTFAERARKAVEAHTFSFDGGTL
- a CDS encoding YtxH domain-containing protein; translation: MSFAGPILRRARARANGDMLTEPTDRGPLASSARHPLVASDRPNRVLVFAAGIAIGAVLGAAAALLTAPQSGVDTRRALMRQSKRLTRRSREMLGDLNDEFRRQRSAVRRRIASAL
- a CDS encoding M3 family metallopeptidase, whose protein sequence is MASRAASEPRLDVEERGEPRAPLSSSAPPPPQLGFPNTNPFAAPSSLPFSAPPFDLIQDDDYAEAIEEGMRRHLREVAAIAGQTEAPSFDNTFAALERSGQLLTRVLRVFAAVTSANTNERLQAIQTDQAPKLAAHSDAIYLDDALFARVRDVYDRRDGLALNAEQRRLVERYHLDFVRSGARLSADDKARLRELNREEATLTTEFQNRLLEANKAASITVDDVAQLDGLSREDVASAAQLAAERGTPGSWAIAIQNTTQQPPLAFLHDRALRCRLFEASVHRSDRDGAVDTRSIVVRLAGLRAERAALLGYDNAAAYVLDDQMAKTPEAAIALLHQVGEPAAARARHDAARLQSMIDASGEQFVLAPWDWQLYAERLRKAEYELDESEIKPYFELDRVLRDGVFFAANRLYGIELVERHGIPVYHPEVRVFDVIDADGTPIALFYGDFFKRDNKIGGAWMDMFADQSRLLDARPIVYNVTNFTKPAPGQPTLLSFDEVGTLFHEFGHALHGMLSDVEYPMLSGANVPRDFVEFPSQFNEHWALDETVFARYARHHETDEPMPPALVERIKRSRTFNQGFALTEYVSAALLDMEWHRRRPGETVGDIDAFERDVLRAHGIAVAEIPPRYHSTYFAHAWNGGYGAGYYAYLWAEVLDHDAYDWFKARGGLSREAGQRFREMVLSRGGTADPAELYRAFVGRDPVVEPLLAFRGFTPNEM